The nucleotide sequence ccggaagctccatcgtgacccggtccatgaaaaccggatcctgaaccgccccctgacccatggtcataccggaaggcattagagtttttaaactcctgcataatataacaatccttccaaagatggttagccggcgactccttcgtcccgtgctttgggcaaggctgattcaacaaataattcaaacggcttgcgttaggattgggagccccattacgattcgccgctttacctctgcgccgctgccccctgtcctgtgcattagtgttggccacaaaatcCATGCTGCTATCCGCCTTGcgtttgcctccgtttccatgacccgccggtttgtactgctgctgtttggagttgctattcttctttcccttccctgcttcatcatcatcaggctcgggatccttggtactgtctgaatcggcatacttcactaaagcggccatgagggttcccatgtcattacagaaccgcttcatgcgtcccaatttcaattttagaggctcaaaccggcagttgccttccagagttaagatcgcagagtcagcattaatcctatCAGACGAGTgtaaaatttccgaaacgcggcgcacccaacgggtcgttgattctccttcctcctggacacaagccgccaggtctactatggacttgggctgcttacatgtatccttaaaattctgtataaaccgggcccgcaactgggcccatgagctgatagaattgggtggtagactctttaaccaagtacgagccgtgccctcaagcatcatggtgaagtattttgcacatgcggcctcatccacgtccagcatttccatggccatctcataactctctacccatgcttcaggggataaatcagcggtgtaattcggcaccttgcgtggacccttgaaatctttgggcaggcgcacattacgtaaagcagggattaagcaaggcactcccaaagcggatgtgacTCCTGGTCCAGCGAAGGTGGtagaacgaaccggtgtaagttgacccgcattatcctatgctgctaactcggcctccctttgtgctcgggcccggtccaccacatcctgcgcatcacggacaccgcctgccgggctattgccatgggctgcttcacggcctcgcgcattgctcgatatggcGGGTTCCTTCAggcgcctgctataactccggcttggacggggtgtAGAGtggatccgatcacggctgtacgaatatgcttcctgctgaatcagcgcagtccggagaagctccttaacccggcgcgtctctatcgcttgcggagaatccccttcgattGGGATGTCCTCTAATCGtgcagcggccgcaacaaggttgtccataggattcgaataatgacccgggggtgtcgGGACCAGCAGAGGGGCCACAATGTTCTGTTGAGGGGGCTCCATCAGGCGGGgctggaccgtcgctcctggccctggtgcttCAATCCGGTTTGCCTCCAggtactgcggcggattactgggccctgctcctggggtgtgaaagaaatttcgggggtcaaaccctaacggtaggcgtgatctgtgcttccgcttcaagacctcctgtgatgcattctggtcgagcaggagcttataggcctgggcgtccaaagcggcccgctctgcagccatcctgtccTTTTCTgccgccagatccgctttggcttgcacgatctgctctttcacctttgcaatctctgcatcATGAGCCTCCTGATCTTCCGGATTGgcttctgccataagcgcggctagtgcgtCAAACAGGTCGGATaggacttgaaccggcgggcgcacaaggcctcctgcccctgctaccgCTACCGCTGCTGATCCGGGGAGCATTGCTGCGGCAGTCGAAGAATGATTCGCCGCCtgggtgccggccatgaatattccaacccggttgatctggcctggggggtccggaatactgtctccatcggaacagcccctaacctgatcgtcttgcaactggtatagcgattcggtctctccggtcgaggattcgtcgccggaatagacgatggtctcgctaccgtgttctgacttgtcctcacgctctcctccgtggatgactccaacgACGGCACGGTTCATGGCCGGTTTAGCCTGGGTaaatctcgcacgctgagccgtctcgacgaggtcggtgcagatgtccggctcaggcccaggcttaccgatcttgccaatgaaaacgtgtatgccgccgaaggggacccggtacccatactcgactGAATCGGCcttgggaccccatcctgcgtcgttgatgtagatcctgccacgacgactcttggtcatccggcccacaacatagccttcgagtcccttgagcttgccctccaagatcgtcaaaccatcgtgcgatggccccatggtgggcgccatctgtcgtggatttgtcacggcagatgtcctagtgaaaggacttgaTTCAACCGGCCCAtatctatagctgcaagatggaggagaatagttctattagtgaacacatactcaaaatgtctgggtataataatcacttgattcaactgggagttaatcttcctgatgatagtgtcattgacagaattcttcaatcactgccaccaagctacaagagcttcgtgataaactataatatgcaagggatgaacaagactattcccgagctcttcgcgatgctaaaagccgcggaggtagaaatcaagaaggagcatcaaatgttgatggttaacaagaccacctgtcgtggatttgtcacggcagatgtcctagtgaaaggacttagtcgtggatccatcgctacgggtttacttgaaggggttaaagcggacacaaagacacgagggttttatactagttcggccccttcgatgaaggtaaaagcctacgtctagttgtgatggaattgatgtggtcttgatggctagggagcaaacaagcttcgcctaggctcaagttgttgttgtctgtcctgaaccgccaccgggtcgtccccttatatacacgggtgatgcccgtcgctccatagagtcccaaccggttcatactcgtattccggttagtatctctctattcctaacttacaatacaagtcatacatccggccggtttacggctacatgttctaaccgactacaggccttgggccttcagctgcttataccactaatgaagttaacccggcccaagtagaccggtttacgcctagtggcaatatccccaacaccaccagtttcaagaaaaagggcaaagggaagaagaaggggaacttcaaaaagaacagcaagcaagttgctcaagagaagaaacccaagtccggacctaagcctgaaactgagtgcttctactgcaagcagactggacactggaagcggaactgccccaagtatttggcggataagaaggatggcaaagtgaacaaaggtatatgtgatatacatgttattgatgtgtaccttactaatgctcgcagtagcacctgggtatttgatactggttctgttgctaatatttgcaactcgaaacagggactacgaattaagcgaagattggctaaggatgaggtgacgatgcgcgtgggaaatggttccaaagtcgatgtgatcgcggtcggcacgctacctctacatctaccatcgggattagttttagacctaaataattgttatttggtgccagcgttgagcatgaacattatatctggatcttgtttgatgcgagacggttattcatttaaatcagagaataatggttgttctatttatatgagtaatatcttttatggtcatgcacccttgaaaagtggtctatttttattgaatctcgatagtactgatacacatattcatagtgttgaaaccaaaagatgcagagttgataacgatagtgcaacttatttgtggcactgccgtttaggtcatatcggtgtaaagcgcatgaagaaactccatactgatgggcttttggaatcacttgattatgaatcacttggtacttgcgaaccgtgcctcatgggcaagatgactaaaacgccgttctccggaactatggagcgagcaactgatttgttggaaatcatacatactgatgtttgtggtccaatgaatgttgaggctcgcggcgggtatcgttattttctcaccttcacagataatttgagcagatatgggtatatctacttgatgaaacacaagtctgaaacatttgaaaagttcaaagaatttcagagtgaagtggaaaatcatcgtaacaataaaataaaatttctacgatctgatcgtggaggagaatatttgagttacgagtttggtctacacttgaaacaatgcggcatagtttcgcaactcacgccacccagaacacctcaacgaaatggtgtgtccgaacgtcgtaatcgtactttactagatatggtgcgatctatgatgtctcttactgatttaccgctatcgttttggggtaatgctttagagacgaccgcattcacgttaaatagggcaccatcaaaatccattgagacgacgccttatgaactgtggtttggcaagaaaccaaagttgtcgtttcttaaagtttggggctgtgatgcttatgtgaagaaacttcaaccagataagctcgaacccaaatcgaagaaatgtgtcttcataggatacccaaaagagactattgggtacaccttctatcacagatctgagggcaagattttcgttgctaaaatcggatcctttctagagaaggagtttctctcaaaagaagtgagtgggaggaaagtagaacttgatgagataactgtatctactcccttattggaaaaggagttcatcacaagaaccggttcctgtgacaactacaccaattagtgaggaagctaatgatattgatcatgaaacttcagatcaagtttttactgaacctcgtaggtctaccagagtaagatccgcaccagagtggtacggtaatccaattctggaagtcatgttgcttgaccatgatgaacctacgaactatgaggaagcgatgatgagcccagattccgcaaaatggctagaggccatgaaatctgagatgggatccatgtatgaaaacaaagtatggactttggttgacttgcccgatgatcggcaagcaattgagaataaatggatttttaagaagaagactgacgctgatggtaatgtaactgtctataaagctcgacttgttgtgaaaggttttcgacaagttcaaggagttgactacgatgagactttctcacccgtagcgatgcttaagtctgtccgaatcatgttagctattgctgcatttcataattatgaaatttcgcaaatggatgtcaaaagtgcattcttgaatggatttctggaagaagagttgtatatgatgcagccagaaggttttgtggatccaaaaggtgctaacaaagtgtgcaagctccagcgttccatttatggactggtgcaagcatctcggagttggaataaacgctttgatagtgtgatcaaagcatatggttttatacagacttttggagaagcctgtatttacaagaaagtgagtgggagctctgtagcatttctgatattatatgtagatgacatattattaattggaaatgatatagaatttctggatagcataaagggatacttgaataaaagtttttcaatgaaagacctcggtgaagctgcttacatattgggcatcaagatctatagagatagatcaagacgcttaataggactttcacaaagcacataccttgataaaattttgaaaaagttcaaaatggatcaggcaaagaaagggttcttgcccgtactacaaggtgtgaagttgagtcaaactcaatgcccgaccacagcagaagatagagagaaaatgaaagatgttccctatgcttcagccataggctctatcatgtatgcaatgttgtgtaccagacctcacgtatgcttagcaataagcttggcaggaaggtaccaaagtaatccaggaatggatcactggacagcggtcaagaacatcctgaaatacctgaaaaggactaaggatatgtttctcgtacatggaggtgacaaagagctagtcgtaaatggttacgtcgatgcaagctttgacactgatccgaacgattctaaatcgcaaaccggatacgtgtttttattaaacggtggagctgtaagttggtgcagttctaaacaaagcatcgtggcgggatctacatgtgaagcggagtacatagctgcttcgggagcagcaaatgaaggagtctggatgaaggagttcatttccgatctaggtgtcatacctagtgcatcgggaccaatgaaaatcttctgtgacaatactagtgcaattgccttggcaaaggaatccagatttcaaaagaggaccaagcacatcaagagatgcttcaattccattcgggaccaagtccaagtgggagacatagagatttgcaagatacatacggatctgaatgttgcagacccgttgactaagccactctcacgagcaaaacatgatcagcaccaagactccatgggtgttagaatcattactatgtaatctagattattgactctagtgcaaatgggagactgaaggaaatatgccctagaggcaataataaagttattatttatttcctcatatcatgataaatgtttattattcatgctagaattgtattaaccggaaacatgatacatgtgtgaatacatagacaaacatatagtcactagtatgcttctacttgactagctcattaatcaaagatggttatgtttcctaaccatagacatgtgttgtcatttgattaatggggtcacatcattagaagaatgatgtgattgacatgacccattctgttagcctagcacttattgtttagtatattgctattgctttcttcatgacttatacatgttcctgtaactatgagaaatatgcaactcccgtttaccggaggaacactttgggtactaccaaacgtcacaacgtaagtcggtgattataaaggaatactacaggtgtctccgaaggtacatgttgagttggcgtatttcgagattaggttttgtcactccgattgtcggagaggtatctttgggccctctcggtaatgcacatctttataagccttgcaagcaatgtgaccaaatgagttggttacggaatgatgcattatggaacgagtaaagagacttgccggtaacgagattgaactaggtattggataccgacgatcaaatctcgggcaagtaacataccgatgacaaagggaacaacgtatgttgttatgcggtttgaccgataaagatcttcgtagaatatgtaggaaccaatatgggcatccaggttccgctattggttattgaccgagaatagttctaggtcatgtctacatagttctcgaacccgtagggtccgcacgcttaacgttatgatgacagttttattatgagttcataagttttgatgtaccgaagtttgttcggagttccggatgtgatcacggacgtaacgaggagtctcgaaatggtcgagacataaagatcgatatattggaagcttatatttggacatcagaatcgttcccggtgaaatcggcattttaccggagcaccggggggttaccggaacccccccggggggttattgggcctacatgggcctcgagggagaagagggaaggaggcaggagggggccgcgcacccctccccttcctagtccgaataggacaagggaagggggcggcgccccccccccctttccttcccctcttcctcctctttcccccttctcctattccaactaggaaagaagggagtcctactcccggtgggagtaggactccccccttggcgcaccctccttggccggccgcctcctcccccctggctcctttatatacgggggcggggggcaccccatggacacacaagttgatctacagatcgttccttagccgtgNNNNNNNNNNNNNNNNNNNNNNNNNNNNNNNNNNNNNNNNNNNNNNNNNNNNNNNNNNNNNNNNNNNNNNNNNNNNNNNNNNNNNNNNNNNNNNNNNNNNNNNNNNNNNNNNNNNNNNNNNNNNNNNNNNNNNNNNNNNNNNNNNNNNNNNNNNNNNNNNNNNNNNNNNNNNNNNNNNNNNNNNNNNNNNNNNNNNNNNNNNNNNNNNNNNNNNNNNNNNNNNNNNNNNNNNNNNNNNNNNNNNNNNNNNNNNNNNNNNNNNNNNNNNNNNNNNNNNNNNNNNNNNNNNNNNNNNNNNNNNNNNNNNNNNNNNNNNNNNNNNNNNNNNNNNNNNNNNNNNNNNNNNNNNNNNaaaaaattcctacgtacacgcaagatcatggtgatggcatagcaacgagaggggagagtgttgtccacgtaccctcgtagaccgtaagcggaagcgttatgacaacgcggttgatgtagtcgtacgtcttcacgatccgaccgatccaagtaccgaacgtacggcacctccgagttcagcacacgttcagctcgatgacgatccccgggctccgatccagcaaagcttcggggatgagttccgtcagcacgacggcgtggtgacgatgatgatgctctaccggcgcagggcttcgcctaaactccgcgacgatatggccgaggtggaatatggtggaggggggcaccgcacacggctaaggaacgatccgtagatcaacttgtgttttatggggtgcccccctgcccccatatataaaggagcaaggggaggagggccggccaaggaggaggaggcgcgcccaaggggggagtcctactcccaccgggagtaggactcctcctttcctagtaggagtaggagagaaggaaggggaagagagaagggaaggaaggagggggtgcggcccctccccctagtccaattcggactaggccttgggggggggggcgtgcagcctgccctaggcagcccctctctctttcctgtatggcccaataaggcccaatacttctccccggcgaattcccgtaactctccggtactcagataaatacccgaatcacttggaacctttccgaagtccgaatatagtcatccaatatattgatctttatgtctcgaccatttcgagactcctcgtcatgtccccgatctcatccgggactccgaactccttcggtacatcaaaactcataaactcataatataactgtcatcgaaaccttaagcgtgaggaccctacgggttcgagaactatgtagacatgacctagaactattcttggtcaataaccaagagcggaacctggatgctcatattggctcctacatattctacgaagatctttatcggtcaaaccgcataacaacatacgttgttccctttgtcatcggtatgttactcgcccgagattcgatcgtcggtatccaatacctagttcaatctcgttaccggcaagtctctttactcgttacgtaatgcatcattccgtaactaactcattagctacattgcttgcaaggcttgtagtgatgtgcattaccgagagggcccagagatacctctccgacaatcggagtgacaaaacctaatctcaaaatacgccaacccaacatgtacctttggagacacctgtagtactcctttataatcacccagttacgttgtgacgtttggtagcacccaaagtgttcctccggtaaacgggagttgcataatctcatagttataggaacatgtataagtcatgaagaaagcaatagcaacatactaaacgatcaagtgctaagctaacggaatgggtcaagtcaatcacatcattctcctaatgatatgatcccgttaatcaaatgacaactcttttgtccatggctaggaaacttaaccatctttgattcacgagctagtcaagtagaggcatactagtgacaccatgtttgtctatgtattcacacatgtatcaagtttccggttaatacaattctagcatgaataataaacatttatcatgatataaggaaataaataataactttattattgcctctagggcatatttccttcaaacctgtgctgaactcggaggtgccgtacgttcggtacttggatcggtcggatcgtgaagacgtacgactacatcaaccgcgttgtgctaacgcttccgcttacggtctacgagggtacgtggacaacactctcccctctcgttgttatgccatcaccatgatcttgcgtgtgcgtaggaaaagttttgaaattactacgttctccaacatcggggtcacccggtattgtaccgggaccaccggaagggtcccgggggtccaccgggtggggccacctatcccggagggccccgtgggctgaagtgggaggggaaccagcccctagtgggctggtgcgcccccccttgggcccccctgcgcctagggttgaaaaccctaggtgggggggcgcaccacttgccttggggggcactccacccccctggccgtcgccccccttgggagattgcatctcctagggccggcgccccccctgggggcctatataaaggagggcagggggagggcagccgcacccaagtcttggcgcctccctccccctgctacacctcgtcctcctcccgcagcagcttggcgaagccatgCCGGAGTTCTGTTgcgtccaccaccacgccgtcgtgctgctggatcatcatcaacctctccttccccttgctggatcaagacggaggagatgtcacgctggccgtacatgtgttgaacgcggaggtgccgtccgttcggcgctaggatctccggtgataggatcacgacgagaacgactacttcaaccccgttcttttgaacgcttccgctcgcgatctacaaagtggtatgtagatgcatctctcctttcactcgttgcttagataaactcatagatggatcttggtgaaatcgtaggaaaaattttattttctgcaacgttccccaacacatcgcCCATCTGAGGATCCAAACAGCCAGTGCCGATGGACCTCCAACcaccatagcccgcgacctcgacgagatccggggatccccaacaccgctggctcctagacgaaggcaaaagcctcgcctgaccgcgaacggaacccggagaaacttattccaacgcgacaccaccgcaacggcctcgggagcgtctccctcaaccctaaccctaccacacacccacctagcgaacagacccggggttccccctccctcccgtcgccggagcggccgacggagagagagggaaccggcgGCGTCACCGGCGGCGCGCAAGGGATCCCGGTCGCCTCCTTGATCGCCCGATGCGATCCTACTTTTTCAGGCGAGTTAGTTATTACGGGACTACCTCgtgtctgttggagatgctctaagaaacGAGTGGCCCGGCAGGAAAGAACGTCATGCGTGCAGGTCTACCAGGACGCGTGGCGTCCAGGTGAAGCGGATGATTTCTGTCCGGTTGTTTTTAAACGTTTCCCTATTTTCATCGTAGCTCGGTAAATTGTCTCTGCGTTTCAGGCTGGCGAGCctttttttttagaattttggaGTGACAGAGATTTACGAAAATTCCAAGGTAAATCCGGCATAATAACGTACGTAATGTACATGCATACCGCAACTGCTTGCGTTAGAGAATTTACGGCCTCGCGTGCCGTCCGGGGTGTTCCTCCCGGTCCCTGCCCCGTCGAGGCGGCGGCAGGTTGACATGGTCGAACCAGACCTGGCGGAAGACCTTGACGATGCAGTCGTGGTGTTCGTCGGCGTTGAGGGCGAGGTAGCACGCCAGCAGCCGCTCCAGCTCTTCCGGCCGGGCGTCGGTCCCTCCGCTGCTCGCGATCATCTCGTACATCGACTCCCTGAACGCCCTCTGCGGGTCCCGCGTCCGTCGCACCACGGCGAGGCTCTCCAGCTCCGGCGCCGACCGCCGCGGCGACCGCACCTTCACCCTCAGCGTCACCTTTCCGGAGAACGACGACCTACGGCCGCCGCTGACGCTGCGCCGGTGCCGGCGGCCACGGTGCCGACGCCTCAGCCGAGCGCCCCCGCCGTCCGTGTCCGACGGTGCCGCGGCCGCTGCCGTCTGTGCTGAAGGCGGTGGCTGCGCTGGGGAGCcggcgagggagaaggggatgTGTTTGCcgagcggcgcctggaggtcacggtcaccgccgagggagcaGTGGCGCCGGGGTCTGCAGtgacggcgcggggcgacggcgtcgGCGCTGTCGTTGCCAACAGAGAGCCGCCTTGGTACGACTTCTTCGGCGGCAGCGACGGCTGCGGCAGGGCGATGGCGCCCGCGCGCGGCCACGGCGTCGGCGTTGTCGTTGCCAGCAAAGAGCCGCCGCAGAACAGCGGGAGAGCGACGCGGCGAGGGCGAGCTGAGCCGGCCCGCCGGCGCGATCGCCACCTTTGC is from Triticum aestivum cultivar Chinese Spring chromosome 1B, IWGSC CS RefSeq v2.1, whole genome shotgun sequence and encodes:
- the LOC123096301 gene encoding uncharacterized protein, which codes for MGWGSRKQQHGTPQRALGLGGEIGERKGGGKSKAFSFSFLPLSWLSKLATKPKRAPASTHEGRGGAGADAPPPFKSGLPERAASPAKVAIAPAGRLSSPSPRRSPAVLRRLFAGNDNADAVAARGRHRPAAAVAAAEEVVPRRLSVGNDSADAVAPRRHCRPRRHCSLGGDRDLQAPLGKHIPFSLAGSPAQPPPSAQTAAAAAPSDTDGGGARLRRRHRGRRHRRSVSGGRRSSFSGKVTLRVKVRSPRRSAPELESLAVVRRTRDPQRAFRESMYEMIASSGGTDARPEELERLLACYLALNADEHHDCIVKVFRQVWFDHVNLPPPRRGRDREEHPGRHARP